The window AAAAGGTTTTCCTGAAGCTTGATCTCACGCTCAAATCTGCCTTCTTCTCGCTCAATCTCCACTTTCACAGTCTTCCCTTCACTCGCTCTCACCTGTCGCCGTAATTCATACCAGTCATTTACTGGCACCCCATTTATGGAAGTTACTTTATCTCCATCCATCAATCCAGCGTTATATGCCGGTAATCCAGGGGAAACTTCACCAATTGTTGTAGTTGTTTCCGGTAATACCTGCTCAATCCAGGCTAACTGGCTGAATTCCAGGGTTACCTGGATTTCTCTGCCAGCGCGTTCGATTAATATATCATTAATCCCATCAGCCACAGAAGTATAGCTGTCTGTCCAGCTTCTGATGTCCTGACCATTTATGCTTATCAGTTTGTCTCCTGCCTGCAGATATCCCAGATTATCAGTCTGATAAGATTCTTCAGCAGCTAACACTTTTCCGATATATGGACTGAAATCCTCATAATTTTTACCCATCATGAAGGTAAGGATCAATATCAGTATCGCAAAAAGCAGATTTGTAAAAGGACCTGCAAAAGCTATAATTGCTCGTTTCCACCACTTTAAGGCCAGAAAACTTCCCTTAGTATCTGTAAGATCTTCATCAGGATTTTCTCCCCGCATCTTCACATATCCACCCAGGGGGATCAAAGATAATCGATATTCAGTCATCTTATCCCTGAAGCTCAATAATCGTGGTCCAAATCCGATAGAAAACTTCTCAACATAAACTCCAAACCAACGAGCAGCTAGAAAATGACCACCTTCATGAACTGCCACAAGCAGTCCCAAGGCAATTAAAGCACCTAATATCTGTAACATATTTTTCCTTAAAATCTACATTTCTTCCAATTGTCAAAAATGTTTTACTATTTCTCAAGGTCAAGACCCTTTTATTTCATTTATAATTTTATTGATTGAGACTTTTCAATTCCCACCAGCCAAGCCCTTGCGAATGGTCGATAGACCTTCGCAATGGTCGATCAGAGGATAGAAGTTTATAAATCATTACCATAATGCAATTTAGCACTGTCGATTTCTTGTTCATACCGGTCAACCTTTGCGAAGGCATCAGCCTATGCAAAGCGCCGGCTCGACAAGCCATGCGCAAGGTCTTAGTTAGTGAAAATTGACAGCTAAAAAAAACGGGCATCTGCTGATGCCCGTTTTATTGCTGTGAAGGATTGGACAAAATCCTTCACAACAGTAGCTTCTTTCTTTCTTTCCAAGGATTGAAGAAGGCTATTTATCTTAGGGAATTTCTCTTTATAATTAATACTAAAGCAAAATATGTTCCATCGTGATCAAATAATTTTTTATTTTATAGCTATGATATTGTAAAATAGATATATAGAAAAGCATTAAAAGCTGAGACTCCGGCTAATATCTACCAGATTTCCTTATCATTTTGATAATTTATATGCCTGACTGATTATGCTTTTGATAAATTTGTTTACACTGCAAATATCATTTGTTCAGCTCGAAGAATATTCCCCGCTCTCCTTCGATTTCTCTGATTTTATTCTCTGAAAGCAGACTGCTCAGATATTTATTTAATTCATTAATATGCAGTCCCAGTATTTGACACAGGTCATGATCAGTGCAGGGGCGCCGGCGAATAAGTTCTATGATGCTGCTATTGATATCATGATCAAAGCTCTTTTGTTGCTGACGTAAGCTGGCTTTCGCGATTATCTCCACCGGTAGAGGTTCAAAATATTTCACAATTTCTTCCAACTGTTTAAGGGGCAGGGGTGAAAGCCCTTTGATCACTCCTGGTCTATCCAGAGTATTCAATTGAATTTTATCTGCTTTGATCTTTTCACAGGCATCTTTT of the Candidatus Stygibacter australis genome contains:
- the rseP gene encoding RIP metalloprotease RseP, yielding MLQILGALIALGLLVAVHEGGHFLAARWFGVYVEKFSIGFGPRLLSFRDKMTEYRLSLIPLGGYVKMRGENPDEDLTDTKGSFLALKWWKRAIIAFAGPFTNLLFAILILILTFMMGKNYEDFSPYIGKVLAAEESYQTDNLGYLQAGDKLISINGQDIRSWTDSYTSVADGINDILIERAGREIQVTLEFSQLAWIEQVLPETTTTIGEVSPGLPAYNAGLMDGDKVTSINGVPVNDWYELRRQVRASEGKTVKVEIEREEGRFEREIKLQENLLDGSQVIGITQKLPMEVHESYNLWESIKYGSLTGIDFVALNYMGIYKLVLKPTELKNNLGGPVLMYTMSKQTVKQGWNSILNFIAIISIILMVMNLLPIPILDGGIIFFCFIEGIRGKALSMKTQMTLQKIGASILILLMFFAFSNDFTRIFKRNVSIKSQNIELGRQIEDEGITQ